A window from Corynebacterium urogenitale encodes these proteins:
- the rplF gene encoding 50S ribosomal protein L6 has product MSRIGKAPVTVPSGVTVTINGQNVEVKGPKGTLSQEIPAPITVSQEDNEIVVNRPDDHRKSRSLHGLSRSLINNMVEGVTKGFLIKMEIFGVGYRVQLKGKNLEFALGYSHPILIEAPEGVTFAVDGNTKFSIEGINKQQVGQIAANIRRLRKDDPYKGKGIRYEGEQIRRKDGKTGK; this is encoded by the coding sequence ATGTCTCGTATTGGCAAGGCACCGGTGACCGTTCCTTCTGGCGTCACCGTCACCATTAACGGCCAGAACGTTGAGGTCAAGGGCCCTAAGGGCACCCTGTCTCAGGAGATTCCGGCACCGATCACCGTCTCTCAGGAAGACAACGAGATCGTTGTCAACCGTCCGGATGATCACCGCAAGAGCCGTTCCCTGCACGGCCTGTCCCGCTCCTTGATCAACAACATGGTCGAGGGCGTGACCAAGGGCTTCCTCATCAAGATGGAAATCTTCGGTGTTGGTTACCGTGTGCAGCTTAAGGGCAAGAACCTGGAGTTCGCACTGGGCTACTCCCACCCGATCCTCATTGAGGCTCCGGAGGGCGTCACCTTTGCCGTGGATGGCAACACCAAGTTCTCCATCGAGGGCATCAACAAGCAGCAGGTTGGACAGATCGCCGCCAACATCCGCCGTCTGCGGAAGGACGATCCTTACAAGGGTAAGGGCATCCGCTACGAGGGTGAGCAGATCCGTCGCAAGGATGGAAAGACGGGTAAGTAA
- the rplR gene encoding 50S ribosomal protein L18: MSNNASKKEGQRLPVGKDISTRRRVARARRHFRIRKNLSGTPEAPRLVVHRTSRHMHVQVIDDVAGHTLAAASTMEPEVRSLEGDKKARGAKVGQLIAERAKAAGIESVVFDRAGYKYHGRVAALADAAREGGLKF, from the coding sequence ATGAGCAACAACGCATCCAAGAAGGAAGGCCAGCGCCTGCCGGTGGGCAAGGACATCTCCACCCGCCGCCGCGTGGCACGCGCACGTCGCCACTTCCGCATCCGCAAGAACCTCTCCGGTACTCCAGAGGCTCCACGTCTCGTTGTGCACCGTACCTCTCGTCACATGCACGTTCAGGTCATCGACGATGTGGCTGGCCACACCCTGGCCGCTGCGTCCACGATGGAGCCAGAAGTGCGTTCCCTCGAGGGTGACAAGAAGGCACGCGGTGCAAAGGTGGGTCAGCTGATCGCCGAGCGCGCTAAGGCCGCTGGCATCGAGTCAGTGGTCTTCGACCGCGCCGGCTACAAGTACCACGGTCGCGTCGCCGCTCTGGCCGACGCTGCCCGCGAAGGTGGTCTGAAGTTCTAA
- the rpsH gene encoding 30S ribosomal protein S8, whose protein sequence is MTMTDPIADMLSRVRNASNAFHDSVSMPSSKIKANIAEILKQEGYIADYSVNEEKVGKTLEITLKYGPSRERSIAGVRRVSKPGLRVYAKSNNLPRVLGGLGVAIISTSHGLLTDREATNKGVGGEVLAYVW, encoded by the coding sequence ATGACCATGACTGATCCGATCGCGGACATGCTGTCCCGCGTGCGGAACGCTAGCAACGCGTTCCACGATTCCGTCTCCATGCCTTCCTCCAAGATCAAGGCAAACATCGCCGAGATCCTCAAGCAGGAAGGTTACATCGCTGACTACTCCGTAAACGAAGAGAAGGTCGGCAAGACCCTCGAAATCACCTTGAAGTACGGCCCATCTCGCGAGCGTTCCATCGCTGGCGTGCGCCGTGTCTCCAAGCCGGGTCTGCGTGTGTACGCAAAGTCCAACAATCTGCCTAGGGTTCTGGGCGGCCTGGGTGTGGCGATCATCTCCACCTCCCACGGCCTGCTGACCGACCGTGAGGCCACTAACAAGGGCGTGGGCGGCGAAGTCCTCGCTTACGTCTGGTAA